In Toxoplasma gondii ME49 chromosome VIII, whole genome shotgun sequence, a single genomic region encodes these proteins:
- the GTF2E1 gene encoding general transcription factor IIE polypeptide 1 GTF2E1 (encoded by transcript TGME49_231010~Gene product name based on ToxoDB Community Expert Annotation.) — MMSVALDSPSSHSLASSASTASAPGASSCAEKASTSEAQAPAARSTSHLAASAVVAKPFDRSLFRAFLTAASRLFCDDDQIIIVDFLAHHEKAYTERDLIERLGWPDRRVREACAALERMQLVAKEQLSGVGSAAARSEKGASSTQAPGNAGPRGNDSVVGSSSGSTVSSSSGAGGSSSPNQPSTSSSVGAGQASQSAPFYFKISPFCLLVFHFRLQRAEQQVEENRRAAEGRDVFFCPKCSTKYDALEAQLLDVDPRDAHFLCKFCDEKLEHEDSKVALQQAISLQQRCEKQLQTIRTLVRRGWNMEVPSFPPYSRAERSAHRNRPADEAAKSSVGAGSTTESAVDRSGSSGSGLGADDTMSDTSLPGAGTVQLQMRQGLAGSGETGARRQTPAWVMSEQQAGEAAASACASPPLARSASAGVISFAAAEAGALGSVSSQARLQGAGSDVSAASARPGTASQGAGGSRNQIRFSMKGSLSGTGSKSASVSFGSMTRGSVPRPGGAQPVHASLSRQTGRTSPADAGKAPSASEASSAHSQAVDCVAAAHPAKRPRAAAAVANREAPEEDLCRARGGVHAGPGGPAGLASAVGAHEASAGVEASALERTDTDASAGLGGGGSSAPLFFVGKLGREMTLEEAAEFQLEMTAEEHERFMELQAVYLDDI, encoded by the exons ATGATGAGCGTCGCCTTGGATTCCCCGTCATCTcattctctcgcctcctcggcgTCTACGGCGTCTGCGCCGGGCGCCTCTTCGTGTGCGGAGAAGGCTTCCACGTCGGAGGCGCAGGCCCCGGCGGCCCGGTCGACCTCGCACCTCGCTGCCTCAGCGGTCGTCGCCAAGCCGTTCGACCGCAGTTTGTTTCGCGCCTTCTTGACCGCGGCCTCTCGGCTCTTCTGCGACGACGACCAAATCATAATCGTCGACTTTCTCGCCCACCACGAGAAGGCCTACACCGAGCGCGACTTGATCGAGAGACTCGGATGGCCCGACCGACGCGTCCGCGAGGCCTGCGCCGCTctcgagcgcatgcagctcgtCGCCAAGGAGCAGCTGAGTGGCGTGGGGAGCGCAGCTGCCCGCAGTGAGAAAGGCGCCAGTAGCACGCAAGCCCCGGGGAACGCCGGcccgagaggaaacgacag CGTTGTGGGATCGTCCAGTGGCAGCACTGTGAGCTCGAGTAGCGGGGCAGGGGGGTCTTCGTCGCCGAATCAGCCGTCGACGTCGTCGTCTGTGGGTGCGGGTCAGGCGTCTCAGTCTGCGCCGTTCTACTTTAAAATATCTCCTTTTTGTCTGCTCGTCTTCCACTTTCGACTCCAACGCGCGGAACAGCAAGTCGAGGAGAACCGGCGCGCTGCGGAAGGCCGCGATGTCTTTTTCTGCCCGAAATGCTCGACCAAGTACGACGCGCTGGAGGCGCAGCTTCTTGACGTAGATCCGCGTGATGCGCACTTCCTCTGCAAATTCTGCGACGAAAAACTCGAACACGAG gatAGCAAAGTGGCTCTGCAGCAAGCCATTTCGCTCCAGCAACGCTGTGAAAAACAGCTGCAGACGATCCGCACTCTCGTTCGGAGAGGCTGGAACATGGAG GTGCCGTCCTTCCCCCCCTACAGCCGAGCAGAGCGGAGCGCCCATCGAAACAGACCTGCAGACGAGGCGGCAAAGAGTTCCGTTGGCGCAGGGAGCACAACCGAAAGTGCCGTCGACCGCAGCGGCTCTTCGGGATCAGGTCTGGGCGCTGACGACACGATGAGCGACACAAGTCTTCCTG GGGCAGGCACCGTGCAGCTGCAGATGCGCCAGGGGCTTGCAGGCTCcggggagacaggcgcgaggCGGCAGACGCCCGCCTGGGTGATGTCTGAGCAGCAAGCTGGCGAGGCGgctgcctctgcatgcgcgtctccgccgctGGCGCGGTCGGCGTCGGCAGGTGTGATATCGTTCGCCGCGGCGGAGGCAGGAGCTCTTggcagtgtctcctcgcaggCGCGGCTTCAAGGAGCTGGATCGGATGTGTCAGCAGCCAGCGCTCGGCCCGGCACAGCGAGTCAGGGTGCAGGGGGCAGCCGAAACCAGATCCGGTTCTCCATGAAGGGAAGTCTCTCTGGAACTGGAAGCAAAAgtgcgtctgtgtctttcgGCTCCATGACGCGTGGCTCCGTACCGAGGCCAGGTGGTGCGCAaccagtgcatgcaagcctGAGCAGACAAACCGGTCGGACGTCGCCTGCAGATGCAGGGAAGGCACCAAGTGCAAGCGAGGCTTCGTCGGCACACTCACAGGCAGTGGATTGCGTTGCAGCTGCCCACCCGGCCAAGAGACCAAGGGCGGCTGCTGCAGTGGCGAACCGAGAGGCTCCAGAGGAAGACCTTTGTCGGGCGAGAGGcggcgtgcatgcagggcCAGGCGGACCTGCGGGGCTGGCCTCGGCTGTAGGTGCACACGAAGCCAGTGCCGGGGTGGAGGCTTCGGCGCTCGAGAGGACCGACACAGACGCTTCGGCAGGCCTAGGTGGTGGAGGCAGTTCGGCACCTTTGTTCTTTGTCGGGAAACTAGGACGGGAAATGACTCTCGAGGAAGCCGCGGAATTTCAACTGGAAATGACAGCTGAGGAACATGAG CGGTTCATGGAGCTTCAGGCTGTGTATCTCGATGACATCTAA
- a CDS encoding hypothetical protein (encoded by transcript TGME49_231020): MQNTEEGLLSAHALPAPEALPVPVSLTRGRRDASLSGDKKAAESRAKDASDSPASSWNWNPYNLVALDKPEECLSIGAAFTETCLSFALDGRLTPQQILFLEQTFKRVMATSLTDCVRASSTAAPGLLRRGPGAAKKLAPVGNAWTLKGTCLSFKREGDATRMILEDASLNIKGLFLPCKRLCLVDLAGQQTKKRRLL, translated from the exons ATGCAAAACACGGAGGAAGGGCTCCTGTCCGCGCACGCACTCCCTGCCCCGGAAGCGCTTCCTGTGCCGGTGAGTCTaacgcgaggaagacgcgacgcttctctctctggagatAAAAAGGCGGCTGAATCTCGTGCCAAAGACGCCAGCGACTCTCCAGCCTCGTCGTGGAATTGGAATCCGTACAACCTCGTGGCTCTCGACAAACCAGAAG AATGTCTTTCGATCGGCGCGGCCTTCACGGAGacgtgtctctcctttgccTTGGATGGACGCCTGACTCCTCAGCAGATCCTTTTCCTCGAACAAACTTTCAAACGG GTGATGGCGACGAGTTTGACAGACTGTGTCCGAGCTAGCAGCACCGCAGCTCCCGGCTTGCTGCGGCGGGGTCCGGGCGCGGCAAAGAAGCTGGCACCTGTGGGGAACGCGTGGACTCTGAAGGGGACGTGTCTCTCGTTCAAGCGCGAGGGCGATGCGACTCGCATGATTCTTGAAGACGCCTCCTTAAATATCAAGGGCCTTTTTCTCCCATGCAAACGTCTATGTCTCGTCGATCTTGCCGGACAACAAACTAAGAAACGGAGGCTCTTGTAA